In Streptomyces sp. SN-593, a single genomic region encodes these proteins:
- a CDS encoding 3-deoxy-7-phosphoheptulonate synthase class II, whose protein sequence is MTPTHAGPAAPDGLPAAQQPDWPDPGRVRAVRAELGALPGLVPAHECDRLGERLAAVARGEAFLLQGGDCAEEFRRATPGAVHGTAQTLLRMAGALEQAAGLPVVTVGRLAGQYAKPRSRPTETRGGRTLPAYRGDAVNGAAFTAADRAPDPRRLLAAYDAARTTLGLMSAYLASARGAASREVFASHEGLLLDYELPLRRTDPATGRAYATSGHLIWAGERTRGLDDAHIAFLAGIANPVAVKIGPTARPGELKELVRRLDPEHRPGRLTFVIRVGARKVRQVLPDLVAAVAETGAPVAWVCDPMHGNTFEAPTGHKTRHFDDVYDEIAGFFEVHAMLGTHPGGVHLELTGDEVTECVGGGAGSARGAGVSFADLPWRYASACDPRLNRSQSLEMGRLIAGLVAERTRVPVG, encoded by the coding sequence ATGACGCCCACTCACGCCGGCCCGGCCGCGCCTGACGGCCTGCCCGCCGCGCAACAACCCGACTGGCCCGACCCCGGGCGGGTGCGCGCGGTGCGCGCCGAACTCGGCGCCCTGCCCGGGCTGGTGCCCGCCCACGAGTGCGACCGGCTCGGCGAGCGGCTGGCCGCGGTCGCCCGCGGCGAGGCGTTCCTGCTCCAGGGCGGCGACTGCGCCGAGGAGTTCCGGCGCGCGACGCCCGGCGCGGTGCACGGCACGGCGCAGACGCTGCTGCGGATGGCGGGCGCGCTGGAGCAGGCCGCCGGCCTGCCCGTGGTGACCGTCGGCCGCCTGGCCGGGCAGTACGCCAAGCCGAGGTCGAGGCCCACGGAGACCAGGGGCGGCCGCACGCTGCCCGCCTACCGCGGCGACGCGGTCAACGGCGCCGCGTTCACCGCGGCCGACCGCGCCCCCGACCCGCGCCGACTGCTGGCGGCCTACGACGCCGCACGGACCACGCTCGGCCTGATGAGCGCGTACCTGGCCTCGGCGCGCGGCGCGGCCAGCCGCGAGGTCTTCGCCAGCCACGAGGGCCTGCTGCTCGACTACGAACTGCCGCTGCGGCGCACCGATCCGGCCACCGGACGCGCGTACGCGACGTCCGGCCACCTGATCTGGGCGGGGGAGCGCACCCGCGGGCTGGACGACGCGCACATCGCGTTCCTGGCCGGGATCGCCAACCCGGTGGCGGTGAAGATCGGCCCGACCGCCCGACCGGGCGAGCTGAAGGAACTGGTGCGCCGGCTCGACCCCGAACACCGGCCCGGCCGGCTGACGTTCGTGATCCGGGTCGGGGCCCGCAAGGTGCGCCAGGTGCTGCCCGACCTGGTGGCGGCGGTCGCGGAGACCGGTGCGCCGGTGGCGTGGGTGTGCGACCCGATGCACGGCAACACCTTCGAGGCGCCGACCGGCCACAAGACCCGGCACTTCGACGACGTCTACGACGAGATCGCCGGGTTCTTCGAGGTGCACGCCATGCTGGGCACCCACCCCGGCGGGGTGCACCTGGAGCTGACCGGCGACGAGGTGACCGAGTGCGTCGGCGGAGGCGCCGGCTCCGCGCGCGGGGCGGGGGTCTCCTTCGCCGACCTGCCCTGGCGCTACGCGTCGGCGTGTGATCCGCGGCTCAACCGCTCGCAGTCGCTGGAGATGGGTCGGCTGATCGCCGGGCTGGTCGCCGAGCGGACGCGGGTGCCGGTCGGGTAG